A genomic stretch from Corynebacterium kutscheri includes:
- a CDS encoding NAD(P)-dependent oxidoreductase, whose protein sequence is MIITVVGLGAMGLPMATNLAKTFSVRGVDIAEDRCALAQAAGIETFSSAREAARESDVVLLAVRNEPQLLEVLFGTEGIAEVMPAGAVVLLTSTVGMTAVEQAAALLAEKNLGLVDAPISGGPVRAGEGDLLVTAGGKPKVVESIREVLEAMASNLVIVGDAPGKGQALKTVNQLLCGVHIAAAGEALALADRLGLDPAAALDALMSGAAASFMLGDRGQRMLEAYTPEGAEVKSRLDIFVKDMGIVTAAAKKAGIGVPLAAAAEQQYLAGLVRGKAAQDDSSIITVVAPTQLADTVDDTAQGGKP, encoded by the coding sequence ATGATTATCACCGTTGTTGGACTAGGTGCAATGGGTTTGCCAATGGCTACCAACCTGGCAAAAACTTTTAGCGTACGTGGGGTCGATATTGCCGAAGACCGCTGTGCACTTGCCCAAGCAGCTGGTATTGAGACTTTTAGTTCAGCTCGGGAAGCAGCTCGTGAATCAGATGTTGTTTTATTAGCGGTACGTAATGAACCACAATTACTTGAGGTTCTCTTTGGCACAGAAGGCATTGCTGAGGTTATGCCAGCAGGGGCGGTTGTCCTACTCACCTCAACTGTGGGCATGACCGCCGTGGAACAAGCCGCTGCATTATTAGCCGAGAAAAACCTAGGCCTGGTTGATGCTCCGATTTCTGGTGGCCCGGTACGCGCCGGGGAAGGTGATCTACTAGTAACTGCTGGTGGGAAGCCAAAAGTAGTCGAGTCAATCCGCGAAGTATTAGAAGCTATGGCCTCTAATCTAGTAATTGTTGGTGACGCCCCCGGTAAAGGACAAGCGCTAAAAACAGTGAACCAATTACTCTGTGGCGTCCACATTGCGGCAGCCGGCGAAGCTCTAGCCTTAGCTGATCGCTTAGGACTTGATCCGGCAGCCGCACTCGATGCACTCATGAGTGGTGCTGCGGCTTCCTTCATGCTCGGTGATCGTGGTCAGCGCATGTTAGAGGCCTATACCCCAGAAGGCGCAGAGGTAAAAAGCCGCCTAGATATTTTTGTGAAAGATATGGGCATTGTTACTGCTGCTGCAAAGAAAGCCGGCATTGGTGTTCCCCTTGCTGCCGCCGCTGAACAACAGTACCTAGCCGGACTTGTGCGAGGTAAAGCTGCTCAGGACGATTCCAGCATTATTACCGTGGTAGCCCCAACACAGCTTGCCGATACAGTTGATGACACCGCCCAAGGAGGTAAACCATGA
- a CDS encoding YhgE/Pip domain-containing protein, with amino-acid sequence MSMMNTTQSGTAVAADAQKFSWKRLCAVVFLLLPVLVSVIYMWAMYDPTKKLRDVRLAVVNEDAGAEINGEHSVFGDNVVAGLLKREYLSFEEVSSEDAERGLHDGTYMFTVVIPKDFSANVGTLFADEPIKPEIAINYNDYNGTNGSILTGGLVPKIQTAVSSSISESYAKKLIGGVNKLGDGLGRAAEGSTKLDDGAGRLNAGLAQGLSGANQLNDGAQQLAEGSTRLASGTQQLSDGAGRLAAGTEKLGDGAQQISAGVDQLTGTLIPLLSSAQQAAPQLHQAVEALRLAGMNEQAQKLDELATKLDANNPNNQVAQLNKLKDGTATLAYMLSDPTSEYYGGILKLQDGINRANEGAAKLSDGAGRLADGTHRLASGTQQLYDGSGQLKGGTGELSSALSDGASQAPHAGNLEASAKQVAVPIVYKENNVNPVQTVVDASDPTVKNLGSGASMLIIMVFGFLLMALIAMLVPTIFGTGAHGSFITPTLKSFAGLFVFGLIALGVLSIVAVSVGWSPKNWLAIILSYIGMSAAAAASNQMLRVVFGQFIGGIAILAAFAFGMFSFGGVWPLATVPKVFQLIHPITPMTAARQAFIDASQGNVSGHFVASLAALFFCAAVCLGITLIVRARRAGKYKPEAQEAGMHAALA; translated from the coding sequence ATGTCTATGATGAACACTACACAATCGGGTACGGCAGTCGCCGCAGATGCCCAAAAATTCAGCTGGAAACGCCTTTGTGCAGTGGTGTTTTTATTGCTGCCCGTGTTGGTGAGTGTCATTTATATGTGGGCAATGTATGACCCCACCAAAAAATTACGCGATGTGCGCCTTGCAGTGGTCAATGAGGATGCCGGTGCAGAGATCAACGGTGAGCACTCCGTTTTTGGCGATAACGTGGTAGCCGGACTACTGAAGCGCGAATACCTTTCCTTTGAAGAGGTAAGCTCAGAAGATGCTGAGCGCGGCCTTCATGATGGTACCTATATGTTTACCGTGGTTATTCCGAAGGACTTCTCCGCTAATGTAGGTACCCTCTTTGCCGATGAGCCGATCAAACCAGAAATTGCCATTAATTACAATGACTATAACGGCACGAACGGTTCAATTCTTACCGGCGGATTAGTGCCAAAAATCCAAACTGCCGTGAGCTCTTCCATCTCAGAATCATATGCCAAGAAATTAATTGGTGGCGTCAATAAACTAGGTGATGGTCTTGGCCGCGCCGCTGAGGGCTCGACCAAACTTGACGACGGCGCAGGTCGCTTAAACGCCGGTTTAGCACAGGGGCTCAGCGGAGCGAATCAGCTTAACGACGGTGCCCAGCAACTCGCTGAAGGCTCTACCCGCCTAGCAAGTGGTACTCAGCAACTTAGCGATGGTGCAGGCCGACTTGCTGCCGGTACTGAAAAACTTGGTGATGGTGCCCAGCAGATCAGCGCCGGTGTTGATCAACTCACTGGAACGCTTATTCCCCTGCTCAGCAGTGCCCAACAAGCAGCACCACAATTACACCAAGCCGTTGAAGCGTTACGGTTAGCTGGGATGAATGAGCAAGCTCAAAAGCTTGATGAGCTTGCCACCAAGTTAGATGCCAATAACCCTAATAACCAGGTTGCTCAGCTGAATAAACTCAAAGACGGTACCGCCACCTTGGCGTATATGCTTTCTGACCCTACTAGCGAGTACTACGGTGGCATCCTGAAACTTCAAGACGGTATTAATCGTGCCAATGAGGGCGCAGCCAAGTTAAGTGATGGTGCAGGCCGACTCGCTGATGGTACTCATCGTTTAGCCAGTGGTACCCAACAGCTTTACGACGGCTCCGGTCAGCTCAAGGGCGGCACCGGTGAACTTTCTAGTGCCCTTAGCGATGGTGCCTCGCAAGCACCTCATGCTGGCAACCTAGAAGCTTCGGCAAAACAAGTAGCCGTTCCTATTGTGTACAAGGAAAATAACGTTAACCCAGTGCAAACTGTTGTTGATGCCAGTGATCCGACGGTGAAAAACCTAGGCAGCGGTGCCTCGATGCTGATTATTATGGTTTTCGGTTTCTTGCTCATGGCACTGATCGCCATGTTAGTTCCTACCATCTTTGGCACTGGTGCTCATGGTTCCTTTATTACCCCAACGCTAAAATCTTTTGCCGGCTTGTTTGTATTTGGTCTTATTGCTCTAGGTGTGCTCTCTATTGTGGCAGTAAGCGTGGGTTGGTCACCAAAGAATTGGCTAGCGATCATTCTTAGCTATATTGGTATGAGTGCTGCCGCTGCCGCAAGCAACCAAATGCTACGTGTAGTCTTTGGTCAGTTCATCGGTGGTATTGCAATCTTGGCGGCCTTTGCCTTTGGGATGTTCTCTTTCGGTGGTGTGTGGCCGCTAGCAACAGTGCCAAAGGTATTCCAGCTTATACACCCAATTACCCCAATGACAGCTGCCCGCCAAGCATTTATTGATGCTTCTCAGGGTAACGTTAGTGGGCACTTCGTGGCCTCGTTGGCGGCATTGTTCTTCTGCGCGGCGGTGTGCTTGGGTATAACCTTGATTGTGCGTGCTCGTCGAGCTGGCAAGTATAAGCCAGAAGCTCAAGAGGCTGGGATGCACGCAGCATTAGCCTAA
- a CDS encoding beta-glucoside-specific PTS transporter subunit IIABC, with the protein MSTKTDFEPLARSVITALGGSDNITSVTHCATRLRFKVKDSTAINEAAIKNTAGVLTLVKAGGQHQIVIGNDVPFAYEAIVAQPHMAAKGVKEGGGENTSGEQTVEKKNAFNAFIDLISSIFSPILWCLAGIALLKAFLSMGTTLEWFGTESVTYIVFQAASDGLFYFLPLFLAITAAHKFKMNEFIALAVVAPLVYPSIVALTDATEPLTLLGLPLVAMNYTSSVIPAIVAVWLASYVQRFLEKYLPSAIRNFMTPVLTVTIMVPLVLLTVGPLTMLLAQGISTGVTWLTDVAPWLAGGLMGGFWQVLVIFGLHWGFVPIFLNDIATTGLSPILAPLQAAVLAQAMAVLAVSLRTRNAARKKLAGPASISALVAGVTEPAIYGVNLPLKVPFYAGIAGGVVGGIIIGLADVGFTSFVFPSLLAFPAVLGTGNFTLFVIGTVVAMIIGFVGTWFLLPQAERNFDATTDPAPVETTAAKAEENTAESTAASAITTVIAPVAGTLIPIEDVADKVFASEAMGASVAINPTDGTFLAPITGTIIAAPKTGHAFGIKGDNGIELLIHIGIDTVQMAGKGFTPAVKVGDKVTVGDKLVDVSLTDISEAGYQNTTIIIVTNSKKLTSVDKLGQPGSVISGEPLLRTEK; encoded by the coding sequence ATGAGCACAAAGACAGACTTTGAACCTTTAGCACGCAGTGTAATAACCGCTCTCGGCGGCAGTGACAACATCACCTCAGTCACCCACTGTGCTACCCGGTTACGCTTTAAGGTCAAAGACAGCACCGCAATTAATGAAGCAGCAATTAAAAACACCGCTGGGGTTCTCACCTTGGTTAAAGCTGGTGGCCAGCATCAAATTGTCATCGGAAATGATGTTCCTTTTGCTTATGAGGCAATAGTTGCCCAACCGCATATGGCAGCCAAGGGAGTTAAAGAAGGCGGTGGTGAGAATACCAGCGGTGAGCAAACCGTCGAAAAGAAAAATGCATTTAACGCTTTTATTGATCTTATTTCCTCAATTTTCAGCCCTATTTTGTGGTGTCTTGCTGGTATCGCACTACTTAAAGCATTTTTGTCTATGGGTACCACCTTAGAATGGTTTGGTACTGAATCCGTTACCTATATTGTCTTCCAAGCCGCAAGCGATGGCCTGTTCTACTTCTTACCGCTGTTTTTAGCTATTACCGCAGCACACAAATTTAAGATGAATGAATTCATCGCTCTTGCTGTCGTAGCTCCCCTGGTTTACCCCAGTATTGTTGCACTTACCGATGCCACTGAGCCACTGACTCTACTTGGTCTACCGCTGGTAGCAATGAACTATACCTCGTCGGTCATCCCAGCTATTGTCGCAGTCTGGCTAGCTAGTTATGTGCAACGTTTCTTAGAAAAATACTTGCCCAGCGCAATCCGTAATTTTATGACTCCAGTTTTAACTGTGACCATTATGGTGCCATTGGTTTTGCTCACAGTTGGCCCACTGACCATGCTGTTAGCTCAGGGGATTTCTACTGGTGTTACCTGGCTTACCGACGTTGCCCCCTGGCTAGCTGGTGGCCTTATGGGTGGCTTCTGGCAGGTGCTGGTTATCTTTGGCTTGCACTGGGGTTTTGTACCAATTTTCCTCAATGACATTGCTACGACCGGCTTATCACCAATTCTGGCTCCACTCCAAGCAGCCGTACTAGCCCAAGCTATGGCAGTGCTGGCAGTAAGTCTGCGCACCCGCAATGCTGCTCGTAAAAAACTAGCCGGGCCTGCATCTATTTCCGCATTGGTAGCAGGTGTTACTGAACCAGCTATCTATGGCGTTAACTTACCGCTTAAAGTTCCTTTCTATGCTGGCATTGCTGGTGGTGTTGTCGGTGGCATTATCATTGGGCTTGCCGATGTTGGTTTCACCTCCTTTGTCTTCCCATCCTTACTCGCTTTCCCCGCAGTATTAGGTACCGGTAATTTCACACTCTTTGTTATTGGCACAGTTGTCGCCATGATTATTGGTTTTGTCGGCACCTGGTTTTTACTTCCACAAGCAGAGCGTAATTTCGATGCCACCACTGATCCCGCACCTGTAGAAACCACTGCAGCTAAAGCCGAAGAGAATACCGCTGAAAGTACTGCTGCCTCAGCTATCACAACAGTTATTGCACCAGTGGCTGGCACATTAATTCCGATTGAAGATGTAGCCGATAAGGTCTTTGCTTCTGAGGCCATGGGTGCCTCGGTAGCTATTAACCCTACTGATGGTACTTTCCTGGCACCGATTACTGGCACAATCATTGCCGCCCCAAAAACTGGTCATGCTTTTGGCATTAAGGGAGATAATGGCATTGAACTGCTCATTCATATCGGTATCGACACTGTTCAGATGGCAGGCAAGGGTTTTACTCCCGCAGTCAAAGTGGGCGATAAAGTCACTGTCGGAGATAAACTTGTTGATGTTTCTTTAACCGATATTAGCGAGGCTGGTTACCAGAACACCACAATTATTATTGTGACTAATTCTAAGAAGTTAACCAGCGTCGATAAGCTTGGCCAACCTGGTTCTGTTATTAGCGGTGAACCACTACTGCGCACTGAAAAATAG
- a CDS encoding ABC transporter ATP-binding protein: MIQNSLVFTGVYGHKQPVGCSSHSFECGVLYGVSGVNGSGKSTLLQTLAGEIEPLTGKVLIGDKSPGDRSCLGKIKLISTPTFIPDISIGEHFDLVFPHHKEKRLEQIETWQLEELLKVPPSWLSSGQKQRVFLALQLAASVDFLLLDEPERHLDDFWVNFLAEVLQVTAAAGSCVIVATHNSTLIRKSMQEIVLKL; the protein is encoded by the coding sequence ATGATCCAAAATTCTTTAGTTTTTACTGGTGTTTATGGGCATAAACAGCCGGTAGGTTGTAGCTCCCATTCATTTGAATGTGGTGTTCTCTATGGAGTCTCCGGTGTAAATGGAAGTGGAAAATCAACACTTTTGCAAACCCTTGCCGGAGAAATAGAACCACTAACAGGAAAAGTTCTTATTGGCGATAAAAGTCCTGGTGATCGTTCTTGCTTGGGAAAAATAAAACTCATTTCTACTCCAACTTTCATACCGGATATCTCTATTGGAGAACATTTCGATCTTGTTTTTCCTCATCACAAAGAAAAACGGTTGGAGCAAATAGAAACGTGGCAATTAGAAGAACTTCTAAAAGTTCCTCCTTCTTGGTTATCAAGTGGGCAAAAACAACGAGTATTTCTTGCTTTACAACTTGCTGCTTCCGTGGATTTCTTATTGTTGGATGAACCTGAAAGACATCTTGATGATTTTTGGGTGAATTTCCTTGCCGAAGTGCTTCAGGTTACCGCAGCTGCTGGTAGCTGTGTCATAGTTGCCACCCACAACTCGACGCTTATTAGGAAGAGCATGCAAGAGATTGTGCTTAAGCTATGA
- a CDS encoding GntP family transporter, with product MTGTALLGLGIGAVAVLLLLVIWLRVPAFVALIGVAIATAVVAGIPLADAVSTVTGGVGKTLGSVVVVVGLGAMLGRMIEVSGGAEAVAQYFTTKLGPKKVVAAVTLAAFVLGIPVFFDVGFIILAPIIFGFAAVAKINPLKIGLPVAGAMLTVHVALPPHPGPVAVAGTLEEDPGLMLTFGLPIAALTCVIGYFAAKLFKVDGIKRLASPVEINDSGPTGVAPSPFMIIGLILLPILMIMVGTTGAMLSEPGTSFHSAVSFIGSSPVALLTAVVVAWIFIGRQQKWNLDQGAGIMDSALPAVAVIIFVTGAGGGFANVLVESGIGQVLSDMLIGINMPLILMAFLLSLALRASQGSATVAMLTATGLLVQPIADAGLNTVQVTLIMLSIGFGALGLSHINDSGFWIVTKYLGLSVKQGLKTWTVLSTIFGTAGFCLCWLLYALVG from the coding sequence ATGACCGGAACAGCGCTTCTTGGTTTAGGTATTGGCGCCGTTGCCGTTTTACTTCTACTAGTTATTTGGTTGCGGGTTCCAGCTTTTGTTGCACTCATTGGCGTAGCCATTGCTACTGCTGTAGTAGCAGGTATTCCGCTTGCCGATGCAGTAAGCACTGTTACCGGTGGCGTAGGAAAAACACTAGGATCAGTAGTGGTAGTTGTTGGCCTCGGTGCAATGCTAGGGCGGATGATTGAAGTTTCTGGTGGTGCGGAAGCAGTTGCACAATACTTCACCACGAAACTTGGGCCAAAGAAGGTTGTTGCCGCAGTAACCTTAGCAGCCTTCGTGCTAGGCATACCGGTGTTCTTTGATGTGGGATTTATTATCCTGGCACCAATTATTTTTGGTTTTGCTGCTGTAGCTAAAATCAATCCGCTAAAAATTGGTTTACCGGTTGCCGGCGCTATGTTAACCGTGCATGTAGCATTACCTCCTCACCCAGGACCGGTTGCGGTGGCAGGTACTTTGGAGGAAGATCCTGGTTTAATGCTTACCTTTGGTCTACCGATTGCCGCCCTTACCTGTGTGATAGGTTATTTTGCTGCCAAACTTTTTAAGGTTGATGGCATCAAGCGGCTTGCGTCACCAGTTGAAATAAATGATTCTGGTCCTACTGGTGTTGCACCATCACCATTTATGATTATTGGGTTGATTTTGCTGCCGATTCTTATGATCATGGTGGGCACAACCGGTGCCATGTTAAGCGAACCTGGTACTAGTTTTCATTCTGCGGTGAGTTTTATTGGCTCCTCCCCCGTCGCGCTATTAACTGCTGTGGTAGTAGCTTGGATTTTTATTGGTCGCCAACAAAAATGGAACCTTGACCAGGGCGCTGGCATTATGGATTCCGCATTACCAGCCGTGGCTGTAATTATCTTTGTCACCGGTGCCGGTGGCGGCTTTGCCAATGTATTAGTCGAATCTGGAATTGGTCAGGTTCTATCCGACATGCTCATTGGCATTAACATGCCACTGATTTTGATGGCCTTCCTATTATCCTTAGCATTGCGTGCTTCCCAAGGCTCAGCCACAGTAGCCATGCTTACCGCGACCGGATTATTAGTACAGCCCATTGCCGATGCCGGACTTAATACCGTGCAGGTCACGTTGATTATGCTATCCATTGGTTTTGGTGCGCTGGGATTGTCCCATATCAACGATTCCGGTTTCTGGATCGTGACCAAGTACCTTGGGCTCAGCGTTAAACAAGGCCTAAAAACCTGGACAGTCTTATCGACGATCTTTGGTACCGCTGGTTTCTGTTTATGCTGGCTACTTTATGCACTGGTTGGTTAA
- a CDS encoding four-carbon acid sugar kinase family protein: MSYRSGTELLAPFLGDVPTTAAAVRETIAIAESKGHHDPILVVLDDDPTGTQSVADLPVLTRWREEDLAWALEQKTPAIYVMTNSRSLSPADAQAINNEVATAAYAAAQKYGVELSFVSRSDSTLRGHFPLEPDTLADAARLHDVDIDGYLLVPAFGDAGRITVAGVHYAGNDTDGYLPVGQSEFAQDATFGYHNSELAKWVEEKTEGRVTADEVLVIDLNTIRSGADAIAEKLLSATHRQPIVSDIVTEDDLRLLSLGVIQAEAQGKRFIYRVGPPFVRARIGQDVPKPLNKEDLHTPDNAVAGGLIVVGSHVPTTTRQLNHLLENTKPYVVELDVAEVLGNRREEYLTGLVTLIANQLSNGNVVFHTSRQLVKGKDGEESLAIARKVSAALVAVVNQVIHQVTPRFVIAKGGITSSDVASKGLEMTRAMVVGPMQEGIISLWASADGPATGVAYIVFAGNVGTDTSLAEVVEKLS; the protein is encoded by the coding sequence ATGTCTTATCGAAGTGGAACAGAACTACTTGCTCCTTTTCTAGGGGATGTGCCAACCACTGCCGCCGCTGTTCGTGAAACCATTGCTATAGCTGAAAGCAAAGGTCATCACGATCCGATTCTGGTCGTGCTGGACGACGATCCTACCGGTACCCAATCAGTAGCCGATCTACCGGTGCTTACCCGCTGGCGAGAAGAAGACTTAGCATGGGCATTGGAACAAAAAACTCCGGCCATCTATGTAATGACCAACTCGCGCTCGCTAAGCCCAGCAGATGCTCAAGCTATCAACAATGAAGTTGCCACGGCAGCTTATGCTGCAGCACAGAAATATGGCGTGGAACTAAGCTTTGTTTCTCGAAGTGATTCCACCTTGCGCGGACATTTCCCGCTAGAGCCAGATACACTTGCCGATGCTGCCCGGCTGCACGACGTAGATATTGATGGCTACCTACTGGTTCCTGCCTTTGGCGATGCCGGACGTATTACTGTCGCTGGAGTGCACTATGCCGGTAATGACACCGATGGATATTTACCGGTCGGTCAATCAGAGTTTGCCCAAGATGCAACCTTTGGTTACCACAATTCTGAGTTGGCTAAATGGGTGGAAGAAAAAACTGAAGGGCGAGTCACAGCAGATGAAGTCCTCGTCATCGACCTGAACACCATTAGAAGTGGTGCCGATGCCATTGCGGAAAAACTGCTTAGTGCAACTCATCGTCAACCAATTGTTAGCGATATCGTCACCGAAGATGATCTACGTTTGCTAAGCCTGGGTGTGATCCAAGCAGAAGCACAAGGTAAGCGCTTTATTTATCGCGTCGGCCCACCATTTGTTCGTGCTCGTATCGGACAAGATGTTCCTAAGCCACTAAATAAAGAAGATCTACACACACCAGATAATGCCGTTGCTGGCGGACTGATTGTTGTCGGTTCCCATGTTCCCACCACAACTCGCCAGCTTAATCATCTATTGGAAAACACTAAGCCATATGTCGTAGAGCTTGATGTAGCTGAAGTACTAGGTAATCGTCGAGAAGAATACCTCACTGGATTGGTAACGCTTATTGCCAACCAACTAAGCAATGGCAATGTTGTTTTCCATACCTCACGACAACTGGTGAAAGGCAAAGATGGGGAAGAATCACTAGCTATTGCACGCAAAGTCTCAGCAGCACTAGTAGCAGTAGTCAACCAGGTCATTCATCAGGTTACTCCCCGGTTTGTTATTGCCAAAGGCGGAATTACCTCTTCTGATGTTGCCTCAAAGGGTCTAGAAATGACCCGCGCTATGGTGGTTGGCCCGATGCAGGAAGGAATTATTTCCCTATGGGCAAGTGCTGATGGTCCAGCAACTGGGGTGGCCTATATCGTTTTCGCCGGCAATGTTGGCACTGATACCTCATTGGCAGAAGTCGTCGAAAAGCTTTCTTAA
- a CDS encoding glycoside hydrolase family 1 protein, whose protein sequence is MSTTAFPEGFLWGGATAANQIEGAYNQYGKGLSIQDVMPQGIMALPTAEPTEDNLKHTAIDFYHRYVEDIALFAEMGFKVFRFSIGWSRIFPRGDENQPNEEGLAFYDRVLDELEKYGITPLVTLSHYETPLAIMREYGGWTNREVIGFFEKYCRTVFNRYKGRVQHWLTFNEVNSVLHIPVFGGLEGTVEEIGPQRLYQAIHNELVASARVTKLAHEIDPDNKVGCMIIAAPRYPLTPDPHDALHALQRSQDDYAFGDIHCRGYYPGYYLRKLRELGVELEITDQDRDDLKNTVDFVSFSYYMSVCETADPTKQAPGKGNIIGGVPNPTLQASEWGWQIDPVGLRIVLNEYWDRWQKPLFIVENGLGAKDVLIDGPTGPTVADDYRIDYLNEHLVQVEQAIADGVELMGYTTWGCIDVVSASTAEMSKRYGFIYVDRNDDGTGSLDRYKKKSFNWYRELIASNGGTLTR, encoded by the coding sequence ATGTCTACCACTGCTTTTCCCGAGGGATTTTTATGGGGCGGCGCTACTGCCGCCAACCAAATCGAAGGTGCTTATAACCAATACGGCAAAGGATTAAGCATTCAAGATGTTATGCCCCAAGGCATTATGGCGCTACCTACCGCAGAACCCACCGAGGATAACCTCAAGCACACTGCCATTGATTTCTATCACCGGTATGTTGAAGATATTGCGTTATTTGCTGAAATGGGTTTTAAAGTATTCCGGTTCTCTATCGGCTGGTCACGTATTTTCCCACGCGGGGATGAAAACCAACCCAATGAGGAAGGCCTGGCTTTTTATGATCGTGTGCTCGATGAATTAGAAAAATACGGAATCACGCCACTTGTTACTCTCTCGCACTATGAAACCCCACTAGCGATTATGCGTGAATACGGTGGTTGGACCAACCGCGAGGTCATTGGCTTCTTTGAAAAATACTGTCGCACCGTTTTTAACCGCTATAAAGGCCGCGTACAACATTGGCTGACCTTCAATGAAGTCAACTCTGTCCTACATATTCCAGTTTTTGGTGGTCTGGAGGGTACCGTTGAGGAAATCGGCCCGCAGCGTCTTTACCAGGCAATCCACAACGAGTTAGTGGCCAGCGCCAGGGTCACTAAGCTCGCTCATGAGATTGATCCAGATAATAAGGTCGGCTGCATGATTATTGCGGCACCACGGTATCCACTGACCCCAGATCCTCACGATGCATTGCATGCTCTCCAGCGCAGCCAGGATGACTACGCCTTTGGCGATATTCACTGCCGCGGCTACTATCCCGGCTACTACCTGCGAAAACTACGTGAATTAGGGGTAGAACTTGAGATCACGGATCAAGACCGTGATGATCTCAAAAACACCGTCGATTTCGTTTCCTTCTCCTACTATATGTCGGTATGCGAAACCGCCGACCCCACCAAACAAGCCCCAGGTAAGGGCAATATCATTGGCGGGGTACCCAACCCCACACTGCAAGCTTCCGAATGGGGCTGGCAGATTGACCCAGTAGGCTTGCGCATTGTGCTCAATGAGTACTGGGATCGCTGGCAAAAGCCACTTTTTATCGTCGAAAATGGTTTAGGTGCAAAGGATGTGCTTATCGACGGCCCAACTGGACCCACCGTTGCCGATGATTACCGCATTGACTATCTCAATGAACACCTCGTGCAAGTTGAACAAGCCATTGCCGATGGAGTTGAACTCATGGGTTATACCACCTGGGGTTGCATTGATGTGGTCTCAGCATCAACAGCGGAAATGTCTAAGCGCTATGGTTTCATTTATGTGGATCGCAACGATGATGGCACCGGTAGCTTAGATCGCTATAAGAAAAAGTCTTTTAATTGGTACCGCGAACTCATTGCCAGCAATGGTGGAACCCTCACACGATAA
- a CDS encoding PRD domain-containing protein: MKIVRVLNNNVVLAIDEHHQEAVLTGWGVGFQKKPGELVDKQKINRVFRPEADRDSDNLADQLAHINPLFLAAADDALKKVAATLDIPATSASVIALADHLDVAQQRYQAGDTSVHPLHAEVVHLYATEYQAAQNILREVNTQLSLQLPEEEAIAIALHLVNAGFRTDSLLETYRMTGIFQQLFKIISASFGIEVNQHSISAARFITHLRYFFVRVNQNKQLNEGMHVLQDSMELTHPEAVRCAAKLAAVLELRLGAEVSADELAYLSLHVARLVQENGNSSH, encoded by the coding sequence ATGAAAATTGTGCGCGTATTGAACAATAACGTGGTGCTTGCCATTGATGAGCACCACCAGGAAGCAGTCCTTACCGGCTGGGGAGTCGGCTTTCAAAAGAAGCCGGGGGAACTCGTCGACAAGCAAAAAATCAATCGGGTTTTCCGCCCGGAAGCGGATCGCGATAGTGATAATCTTGCCGATCAACTCGCGCACATTAATCCCCTCTTTTTAGCAGCTGCCGACGACGCATTAAAAAAGGTTGCGGCAACTTTAGACATACCAGCAACCTCAGCTTCGGTTATTGCCCTGGCCGATCACTTAGATGTGGCCCAACAGCGCTATCAGGCTGGGGATACTAGCGTGCATCCACTTCATGCAGAAGTAGTGCATCTCTATGCCACCGAGTATCAGGCTGCCCAAAATATTTTGCGTGAGGTCAATACTCAATTATCGCTTCAGCTTCCGGAAGAAGAGGCGATTGCTATTGCACTACACCTAGTCAATGCTGGTTTTCGCACGGATAGTTTGTTGGAAACCTACCGCATGACGGGAATTTTTCAACAACTATTTAAAATCATCTCGGCAAGCTTTGGTATTGAGGTCAACCAGCACTCTATTTCTGCGGCACGTTTTATTACTCACCTGCGGTATTTCTTTGTTCGAGTAAACCAAAATAAGCAGCTCAATGAAGGAATGCATGTGCTACAAGATTCTATGGAACTTACCCATCCAGAAGCAGTGCGTTGTGCAGCTAAACTTGCTGCGGTATTAGAACTTCGGTTAGGGGCGGAAGTTTCTGCTGATGAACTTGCTTATTTGAGTCTGCATGTAGCCAGGCTTGTCCAAGAAAACGGCAATTCTTCGCACTAG